Proteins encoded within one genomic window of Procambarus clarkii isolate CNS0578487 chromosome 31, FALCON_Pclarkii_2.0, whole genome shotgun sequence:
- the LOC123758629 gene encoding TIP41-like protein isoform X1 has product MSNPVEPRLPPPVCEEFVFGEWTLRVTKSHIMGSQCESPTQCEENTGVNKLCNWCRYEKLLTLPSLPDMVFANNCLQIEHKDGGSISFNAFDALECVNDREDTLQVAHAEVWKEARADCEFVKKVVKPYDWTYTTNFRGTLSGGLKAETSTERIDLDKLRVREEIKFYEEIFLYEDELDDNGSTRCVVKVRVMPSGFFVLFRHYLRVDQVIVRVNDTRLYSPVGASYIQRETSSREAPISKLHVDSSVYNNPDLVWQHLPLVNEKIDKLVLES; this is encoded by the exons ATGTCAAACCCAGTCGAACCCAGACTTCCTCCACCAGTGTGCGAAGAGTTTGTGTTTGGTGAATGGACCTTAAGGGTCACAAAAAGTCACATCATGGGGTCCCAGTGTGAGTCACCTACACAGTGTGAGGAAAACACGGGGGTGAATAAGCTGTGTAATTGGTGCCG ATACGAAAAATTGTTGACACTACCTTCCCTGCCAGACATGGTGTTTGCCAACAACTGTCTGCAAATTGAACATAAGGATGGGGGCAGCATCTCATTTAATGCCTTTGATGCTCTAGAGTGCGTTAATGATAGAGAGGACACATTACAAGTGGCGCATGCTGAAGTATGGAAAGAAGCCAG AGCAGATTGTGAGTTTGTTAAAAAGGTGGTGAAGCCTTACGATTGGACTTACACTACAAATTTTCGAGGAACACTCTCTGGAGGACTTAAGGCTGAGACCTCAACTGAACGCATTGATCTTGACAAATTACGAGTACGTGAGGAAATAAAGTTTTATGAAGAAATTTTCCTATACGAAGACGAATTGGATGACAATGGAAGCACGAGATGTGTTGTAAAAGTG AGAGTGATGCCCAGTGGATTTTTTGTGTTATTCCGACACTATCTGCGTGTTGACCAAGTAATTGTGAGGGTCAACGACACCAGACTGTACAGCCCTGTCGGCGCCTCATATATACAGAGGGAAACCTCGTCAAGAGAGGCCCCAATCTCAAAATTACAT GTGGATTCATCAGTGTACAACAATCCAGACCTGGTGTGGCAACACCTTCCTCTGGTCAATGAGAAAATTGACAAACTTGTCCTGGAGTCATGA
- the LOC123758629 gene encoding TIP41-like protein isoform X2 produces MSNPVEPRLPPPVCEEFVFGEWTLRVTKSHIMGSQCESPTQCEENTGVNKLCNWCRYEKLLTLPSLPDMVFANNCLQIEHKDGGSISFNAFDALECVNDREDTLQVAHAEVWKEARADCEFVKKVVKPYDWTYTTNFRGTLSGGLKAETSTERIDLDKLRVREEIKFYEEIFLYEDELDDNGSTRCVVKVRVMPSGFFVLFRHYLRVDQVIVRVNDTRLYSPVGASYIQRETSSREAPISKLHVTNFRVTPPSLGTD; encoded by the exons ATGTCAAACCCAGTCGAACCCAGACTTCCTCCACCAGTGTGCGAAGAGTTTGTGTTTGGTGAATGGACCTTAAGGGTCACAAAAAGTCACATCATGGGGTCCCAGTGTGAGTCACCTACACAGTGTGAGGAAAACACGGGGGTGAATAAGCTGTGTAATTGGTGCCG ATACGAAAAATTGTTGACACTACCTTCCCTGCCAGACATGGTGTTTGCCAACAACTGTCTGCAAATTGAACATAAGGATGGGGGCAGCATCTCATTTAATGCCTTTGATGCTCTAGAGTGCGTTAATGATAGAGAGGACACATTACAAGTGGCGCATGCTGAAGTATGGAAAGAAGCCAG AGCAGATTGTGAGTTTGTTAAAAAGGTGGTGAAGCCTTACGATTGGACTTACACTACAAATTTTCGAGGAACACTCTCTGGAGGACTTAAGGCTGAGACCTCAACTGAACGCATTGATCTTGACAAATTACGAGTACGTGAGGAAATAAAGTTTTATGAAGAAATTTTCCTATACGAAGACGAATTGGATGACAATGGAAGCACGAGATGTGTTGTAAAAGTG AGAGTGATGCCCAGTGGATTTTTTGTGTTATTCCGACACTATCTGCGTGTTGACCAAGTAATTGTGAGGGTCAACGACACCAGACTGTACAGCCCTGTCGGCGCCTCATATATACAGAGGGAAACCTCGTCAAGAGAGGCCCCAATCTCAAAATTACAT gTTACGAATTTTCGAGTTACGcccccgtctctgggaacggattaa